The following proteins are encoded in a genomic region of Oncorhynchus kisutch isolate 150728-3 linkage group LG6, Okis_V2, whole genome shotgun sequence:
- the mpp2a gene encoding MAGUK p55 subfamily member 2a isoform X2 encodes MPVASTGTEPGVPPQVLDTLSDSNSSTTANDLDLIFLKGIIDSPVSLLETHDSVASQVCDTPPPSPCAYMELPVSNQPVPPDAVRMVGIRKVAGEHLGVTFRVEAGELVIARILHGGMIDQQGLLHAGDIIKEVNGKEVGEDPRVLQEMLQDASGSVVLKILPSYQEGHAPGQVFVKCHYDYDPANDNLIPCKEAGLKFYTGDILQIVNQDDLNWWQARRCVEGGSAGLIPSQLLEEKRKAFVKRDVELAPAGNLCTGVAGKNKKKKMMYLTTKNAEFDRHELLIYEEVAKVPPFRRKTLVLIGALGVGRRSLKNKLLLSDPQHYGTTIPHTSRKPKSGEREDQMYAFTSRSKMEADIKNGRYLEHGEYDGNLYGTKMDSIHEVVEAGRICVLDANPQALKVLRTSEFLPYVVFIEAPDFEVLKAMNQSAIETGVVTKQLTDSELKRTVDESTRIQTAYGHYFDLTIINDNLDESYRNLKAALEKVSATQQWVPVTWVF; translated from the exons TCTCTGCTGGAGACCCATGACTCGGTGGCGTCCCAGGTGTGTGACACCCCACCCCCAAGCCCCTGTGCCTACATGGAGCTCCCTGTCAGCAACCAGCCCGTGCCCCCAGATGCCGTCCGGATGGTGGGCATCCGCAAAGTGGCTGGTGAACACTTG GGCGTGACTTTCCGTGTGGAGGCGGGGGAGCTGGTGATTGCCAGGATCCTCCATGGAGGGATGATCGACCAGCAGGGACTCCTCCACGCGGGTGACATCATCAAGGAGGTGAACGGGAAGGAGGTGGGTGAGGACCCAAGGGTTCTGCAGGAGATGCTGCAGGATGCCAGCGGCAGCGTGGTGCTCAAGATCCTCCCTAGCTATCAGGAGGGCCACGCGCCAGGACAG GTGTTTGTGAAGTGTCACTATGACTATGACCCGGCCAATGACAACCTGATCCCGTGTAAAGAGGCAGGGCTTAAGTTCTACACCGGTGACATCCTGCAGATCGTCAATCAGGATGACCTCAACTGGTGGCAG GCTCGTCGTTGTGTGGAGGGAGGCAGCGCTGGGCTGATCCCCAGTCAGctgctggaggagaagagaaaagcCTTTGTCAAGCGAGACGTGGAGCTGGCCCCCGCAG GAAATCTTTGTACTGGAGTGGCGGGAAagaacaagaagaaaaagatgatGTATCTAACCACTAAGAATGCAG agtttGACAGGCATGAGTTGCTGATCTATGAGGAGGTTGCCAAGGTGCCTCCATTCCGCAGGAAGACGTTGGTTCTGATTGGTGCACTGGGAGTGGGCCGACGCAGCCTGAAGAACAAACTGCTGCTGTCTGACCCACAACACTACGGCACCACCATCCCCC ACACCTCCAGAAAGCCAAAGTCAGGGGAGCGGGAGGACCAGATGTATGCCTTCACCTCGCGGAGCAAGATGGAGGCGGACATCAAGAATGGCCGCTACCTGGAGCATGGCGAGTACGACGGCAATCTCTACGGCACCAAGATGGACTCCATCCATGAGGTGGTGGAGGCCGGTCGCATCTGTGTACTGGACGCCAATCCTCAG GCCTTGAAGGTACTGCGGACGTCGGAGTTCCTGCCTTACGTGGTGTTCATCGAGGCCCCTGATTTTGAGGTCCTTAAAGCCATGAACCAGTCGGCCATCGAGACTGGAGTTGTCACCAAGCAGCTGACG GACTCAGAGCTGAAGAGAACAGTGGATGAGAGCACCCGCATCCAGACGGCCTACGGACACTACTTTGACCTCACCATCATCAACGACAACCTGGACGAGAGCTACAGGAACCTGAAGGCAGCCCTGGAGAAGGTCTCTGCTACCCAGCAGTGGGTCCCAGTCACCTGGGTCTTCTAG